The DNA window TACGAGATCGATCAGCCCGAGGTCATCGAGTTCAAGACCAGGACGCTCGCGGATCTCGGCGCCGAGCCGACCTCAGACCGCAGGACCGTCGCGGTGGATCTTCGCTTCGACTGGCCGTCGGCACTGATCGCCGCTGGGTTTGATCCGAGCCAGCCCACCGCGTGGAGCGCCGAAGGTCTTCTCGGCTACCTGCCGCCGGAGGCCCAGGACAAGTTGCTCGACACCATCACCGAACTCAGCGCCATCGGCAGTCGCGCCGCGGTGGAAAGCACACCAAGCATCGACCCCGCGGACCACGAGAAAGCAATGGAGCGGATGGCCCAGGCCGCCCAGCAGTGGCGCAGCCACGGCTTCGAACTCGACTTCGCCGACCTGATCTACCTGGGTGATCGCAACGAGGCCTCCACATATCTGGCCGATCGCGGCTGGCAGATCTCATGCCAGAGCGTCAAACAGCTGCTGAGTGAGAACGGCCTGCCTGACATCACTGAATCCGATGAGGACATCGCCCGCTTCGGTGACCTGCAATATGTCAGCGGCATACTCAAGTCATGAGCCGGACGGATCACCGAACGGACGGCGACAGCTGGGATCTGGCGTCCAGCGTGGGCACCACCGCCACGATGGTGGCCGCGGCGCGCGCGGTGGCCAGCCGTGAGCCGGACCCGCTGTTCGACGACCCGTATGCCGCGCCGCTGGTGCGCGCCGTCGGGCTGGACTTCTTCACCAGGCTCGCCGACGGACAGGTGGAGCTGCCCGACGATGGTGATCCCGGCGGCCCGGCGTTCCTCGCCACCTCGATCGCGGTGCGGACCCGGTTCTTCGACGACTTCTTCACGGATTCAGGGGCCGCCGGGATACGGCAGGCGGTGATCTTGGCGTCAGGGCTGGATTCGCGCGCCTATCGGTTGGAGTGGCGTGACGGCACCGTCGTGTACGAGATCGACCAGCCGCAGGTCATCGAGTTCAAATCCGCGACCATGGCGTCCATCGGCGCATCTGCGGCCGCAGAGCACCGCACGGTCGGCATCGACCTGCGCGAGGATTGGCCGAACGCGTTGCGCGCCAGCGGCTTCGACGTCAACCAGCCCACCGCGTGGAGCGCGGAAGGACTGCTCGTCTATCTGCCGCCCGAGGCACAGGATCAGCTGTTCGACGACATCACAGAACTCAGCGCACCGGGCAGCCGACTGGCGACCGAATACCACCCGGACGCCGCCGCCAGCATCGGCGCGCGCGTGCGGGATATGAAGGAGCAGTGGGGCCCCGAGCTGACCCAAGCCCACGTCGACCTGGACATCACGAAGTTGTTCTACGACGGCGAGCGCAACGGCGTCGTCGAATACCTCACCGACCACGGCTGGCAGGTGTCCGCCCGCCCCCGCCCAGATGTGTTCGCCGGTTACGGTCGCGTGTTTCCCGATAACGAATCGCTGGTGCCCCTGCGCGATTCGCTTGCTGTCATCGCAACCCGAAAGTAGGACGCATGCCCCGCACAGACAACGACTCATGGGACCTGGCGTCCAGCGTCGGAGCCACCGCCACTGCAGTCGCGGCCTCGCGCGCGATGGCCTCCACGGGCCCTGACGCCCTCCTCGATGATCCTTTTGCCGACCCACTCGTCCGCGCCGTCGGGCTGGAACACTTCGTCAAGATGGTCGACGGCGAGATTGCGATCGACGACGATCCGCTGCTGAACCGCCGCACGATGAACGAGCAGATCGCAGTCCGGACAAGGTTTTTCGATACCTTCTTCACGACGGCAGCGGCTGCAGGCGTGCATCAGGCTGTCATCCTCGCGTCCGGACTCGACACGCGCGCCTATCGTCTGCCGTGGCCGGCGGACACGGTGGTATTCGAGGTCGACCAGCCTGAAGTGATCGCGTTCAAGAGCGCGACGCTCGACGGGATCGGCGCGACACCACGCGCGACACTGCGCACTGTCGGCATAGACCTGCGCGATGACTGGCCGACGGCCCTACGCGACGCCGGATTCGATCCCTCCGCACCCACCGCATGGATAGCCGAGGGATTGCTGGTTTATCTACCGCCCGAGGCCCAGGATCGCTTGTTCGACAACATCACCGCGTTGTCGGCGCCCGGAAGCCGGGTGGCCACCGAGCACATGGACATGGCCTCGCTCCCGGAGGACTTCGCGCGGGTGCTCACCGAGCGCTCCCGTCGGTTCGGCTCCGAGATCGACCTTGCCGATCTGTTCTACGGCGGTGAGCGCAATTCCGCAGGCGACTATCTGTCGTCGCTCGGATGGACGGTCACTGTGCAGACAACCAAGGAGGCGTTTGCCACCAACGGTTTTCAGCTTCCCGACGGTCCGCTCACCGTCGGCATGGCCGTTACCTCCGGCTACCTCTCGGCAATCCTGAAGTAGCAGACATGGCACGCTCTGACAACGACTCATGGGATCTGGCGTCCAGCGTCGGGTCGACCGCGACGATGGTCGCCGCACAGCGGGTGCTGAGCAACCGTGAGGGACTCATCTATGACCCCTACGCCGAGCCGCTGGTGCGCGCCGTCGGCCTCGACTTCTTCACCCGGGCGCTCGACGGTGAGATCGACCTCGATGATGTCGACCCTCGGTTCAACATGCGCCGCGCGGCGGAGGGAATGGCAGTCCGCACCCGCCATTTCGACACGCTGTTCACCGATGCGGCCGCCGCAGGCGTGCGTCAGGCCGTGATACTTGCCGCGGGCCTGGACGCGAGGGCCTATCGGTTGGCCTGGCCCGCGGGCACCACCATCTACGAGCTGGACCAGCCCGAGGTCATCGCCTTCAAGGGCGAGACGCTGGCACAATTGGGCGCCGAGCCGGCAGCAGATCGTCGGCCGGTCGCGATCGATCTCCGCGAGGACTGGCCGAAAGCGCTGCGGGACAACGGCTTCGACCCCGCTCAGCCGACGGCGTGGATCGCCGAGGGACTGCTGATCTACCTGCCGCCCGAGGCACAGGATCTGCTGTTCGACCGCATCGATGCGCTCAGCGCACCCGGTAGCCGTGTCGCCACCGAGCACATCCCCGACATCAGCGCATTCTCCGACGAGAGGTCGCAGGAGATCGCCGATCGGCTCAAGGAGTACGGCCACGACATCGAAATGTCAGATCTGATCTATCGCGACGAGCGCAATGACGTCATCGACTACCTCACCACGCGAGGTTGGGATGTCACCGCCCAGGCGATGCGGGACGCGTACGCCGCCAACGGGTTCGAATTCCCCGAGGATGGCGCGATGGGCTTCTTCGCAGATATGAGCTACCTGTCCGCGATCAAGGCTTAGCCGGCTGCGTCGCAAGAACCCCATGGGATTTGTGTGCGTTTGCGTGCGCCCACCACACGAAAACGCACACAAATCGCCACGCACTAAAAGCGGTAGTCACCCAACCAGAGCGCGCTGACGCCGGTAACCGATTGGTCCATCTGATTGAACACCCCGGCGACCGACCGGCCTATCAGGACCGCGAGCGCATCGGGCAACGACGCGGCCGCGGGCGCAGACGATGGTTTGGGCCGCAGCATGTCCATGAAGGACGAGCCGGGATAGTGGACCGTGCGGACGTCGTCGTCGGGCTCCAGGCCGGATAGCACCTTGGCTCTGTTGATCGCGGTGCGGAATCCGCCGAGTTCGTCGACCAGACCGTGTTCCAGCGCGTCGGCCCCGGTCCACACCCGCCCGCGGGCGACCGCATCGACCGCCTCAACCGTCATCTTGCGGCCAACGGCGACCCGCTCGACGAAATCGGTGTAGAACAGGTCGGCTTCGGCTTCGACGTGCGCTTGCTGCGCGTCGGTGAACGGCTGGTTGATAGACCACGCGTCGGCGTTAGCGTTGGTCCGCACTGAATCCGAGCCGACTCCGAGGCGGTCCTTGAGCTCACGGGCGACCAGCTTTCCGGTCACCACGCCGATCGAGCCGGTGATCGTTCCGGCGTTGGCCACGATCGCATCGGCGGACATTGATACGTAGTAGCCCCCAGAAGCCGCGACGGCACCCATCGAGGCGACGACAGGCTTCCCGCCGTCACGGACCCGATTCACCTCGCGCCAAATGGTTTCCGAGGCGGTGACCGATCCGCCGGGGCTGTCGACGCGCAGCACGATAGCTGAGACGGAATCGTCGGCCGCCGCCTCGCGCAGCGCCGCGGCAATGGTGTCGCCGCCTGCGCTCGAATTGCCGATCGGCAGCACCTGCGGTCCGCCCCGGCCGCTGACGATCGGGCCGTGCAGGGTGACGACGGCGATGGTCGGCTTGCCCTTGCGCCCGGGCACCGACGGCATCGGTGGCGACGGCCGCGAAGCGGTGGCCTTCCCGTAGCGCGACAGATACAGCCGGGGCGGCGCATCATCGGAGTCTGCGTCCCTGGTTCCGGGTGAAATATCGGGTGCGCCAACGAGTTCGCCAATACGGCCATATGCCTCGTCACGGAATCCGATTCGGTCGACCAATCGACCGGCGACGGCATCGTCGCGCAGCAACGGCGCCTTGTCAGCGAGCGCGTCGAGGGCCGACAACTCGAGATGGCGCGAATCGGCGACCGCCTGCCACACCTGGGCCTGCAGGCTCTCGATCAGTCTGCTGTCAGCCTCACGGTGCGAGTCGGTATAGCTGTCCTGCGTGAAAAGGTTTGCGAACGACTTGTATTCGCCGCGCGCGATGAACTGCGCCTCGATACCCGCCTTGTCGAGCGCATCCCGAAGGAACATCGCGTTGGTGGCGAAGCCGACCAACCCGACGGTGCCCGAGGGCTGCATCCAGACCTCGCGGAACGCCGATGCGAGGTAGTACGACAGCGTGCCGGGGTAGGTTTCGGCCCACGCCAGCGAAGGCTTGACATCACTGAATGCCGAGATCGCCGCGCGCAGTTCCTGCACCGGCCCCGCCGTGGCGGCGGGCAGCTGAACACGTGCGATCAGCCCGGCCACTCTCGGATCGTCGGCGGCGCGGTGAATCGTCGCGACGGCGTCGCGCAGCACCATCGGCCTGTTACCGACGTTGATCATCGCTAGCGGGTCGAATCCGCCGGTCTCCTGTGGTTCCGCCAGCAGATCAAGCTCCAGCACACACCCGTCGGGGACTCCGCGATGTCGGGCGGTGTCGACCCGCCTGCCGAGAGCGCGAAGATCGTCGATCCCGGGGATACCGGGCAGAAATGCGAACATCCTGTGAGTCTACGGACGCCTCAATGACTCGATCTTCCTCGCAGCGTGCAGTCGAGTTTCAGCGCCCGATGAACCGGCCGAATTGCGGGCAGTACACGAGCACCGAGGCCTGCATGAAGCCGATCGCCTGCTCACGACTAAAGTTGCTGTTCTGCAACGTGCCGACGATGCCCCGGACCACCGGCACCGGGTTGGGGTTTTGCGCCAACTGCTGGGTCATCGCGTCGCACACGGAGCGTCCCATGGCCGGGATGTCGGTTTGGGGGCCCGCATTGATCCCCAGCGAGCTCACCGCCTCCTCGAACTTCTCGTCATTGGTCTGGGCGTTGGCCGACTGCAGGGTCGCCGCACCGCCGAACATTGCGAGACCGGCGGCGACCATCACAACGGTGATGGCGCGGCGGACAGTGGTCATGTTGCTCCTGAGGTTTCGGCACGCGCAATGTAGATCGCACCCGCACCCATATGCGTTACCGCATTCGGGGACACAAGAGCCCCCACCGTAACGGCAGGGGCTCTTGTCGACAACTCGATCTACTCGTCGGTCGCGGACCGGCCGGCAACGTCGGTGCATGATCCGCCCGCGGAGGTGATCTTCTCGCGTGCGCTGCCGCTGAATTTGTGAGCGGTGACGTTGACCTTCACAGTCAGCTTGCCGTCGCCGAGCACCTTGATCAACGAGTTCTTGCGAACCGCGCCCGATGCCACCAGCTCGTCGATACCGACGTCGCCGCCCTTGGGGAACAGCTTGTCGAGATCACCGACGTTGACGACCTCGTAGGAGGTCCGGAACCGGTTGCGGAAGCCCTTGAGCTTCGGCAGCCGCATGTGGATGGGCATCTGGCCACCCTCGAACGTCGCGGGCACGTTCTTGCGTGCCTTGGTGCCCTTGGTGCCGCGACCGGCGGTCTTGCCCTTGGAGCCTTCACCGCGACCCACACGGGTCTTGGCGGTCTTCGACCCCGGCGCCGGGCGCAGGTCATGCAATTTGATAGTCATTGCTAAACCTCTTCTACCTCGACGAGGTGGTGGACGGTCTTGATGAGTCCACGGGTCTGCGCGTTGTCCTCACG is part of the Mycolicibacterium tusciae JS617 genome and encodes:
- a CDS encoding class I SAM-dependent methyltransferase, with product MTRTDNDTWDLASSVGATATMVAAARAIATTADDPLINDPFAEPLVRAVGVDFFTKLASGELRAEDLDVDNAAAGMARMTDNMAVRTKFFDEFFAEAVTGGIRQAVILASGLDSRAYRLAWPAGTTVYEIDQPEVIEFKTRTLADLGAEPTSDRRTVAVDLRFDWPSALIAAGFDPSQPTAWSAEGLLGYLPPEAQDKLLDTITELSAIGSRAAVESTPSIDPADHEKAMERMAQAAQQWRSHGFELDFADLIYLGDRNEASTYLADRGWQISCQSVKQLLSENGLPDITESDEDIARFGDLQYVSGILKS
- a CDS encoding SAM-dependent methyltransferase encodes the protein MPRTDNDSWDLASSVGATATAVAASRAMASTGPDALLDDPFADPLVRAVGLEHFVKMVDGEIAIDDDPLLNRRTMNEQIAVRTRFFDTFFTTAAAAGVHQAVILASGLDTRAYRLPWPADTVVFEVDQPEVIAFKSATLDGIGATPRATLRTVGIDLRDDWPTALRDAGFDPSAPTAWIAEGLLVYLPPEAQDRLFDNITALSAPGSRVATEHMDMASLPEDFARVLTERSRRFGSEIDLADLFYGGERNSAGDYLSSLGWTVTVQTTKEAFATNGFQLPDGPLTVGMAVTSGYLSAILK
- a CDS encoding DUF732 domain-containing protein — its product is MTTVRRAITVVMVAAGLAMFGGAATLQSANAQTNDEKFEEAVSSLGINAGPQTDIPAMGRSVCDAMTQQLAQNPNPVPVVRGIVGTLQNSNFSREQAIGFMQASVLVYCPQFGRFIGR
- a CDS encoding class I SAM-dependent methyltransferase, with the translated sequence MARSDNDSWDLASSVGSTATMVAAQRVLSNREGLIYDPYAEPLVRAVGLDFFTRALDGEIDLDDVDPRFNMRRAAEGMAVRTRHFDTLFTDAAAAGVRQAVILAAGLDARAYRLAWPAGTTIYELDQPEVIAFKGETLAQLGAEPAADRRPVAIDLREDWPKALRDNGFDPAQPTAWIAEGLLIYLPPEAQDLLFDRIDALSAPGSRVATEHIPDISAFSDERSQEIADRLKEYGHDIEMSDLIYRDERNDVIDYLTTRGWDVTAQAMRDAYAANGFEFPEDGAMGFFADMSYLSAIKA
- a CDS encoding SAM-dependent methyltransferase, whose amino-acid sequence is MSRTDHRTDGDSWDLASSVGTTATMVAAARAVASREPDPLFDDPYAAPLVRAVGLDFFTRLADGQVELPDDGDPGGPAFLATSIAVRTRFFDDFFTDSGAAGIRQAVILASGLDSRAYRLEWRDGTVVYEIDQPQVIEFKSATMASIGASAAAEHRTVGIDLREDWPNALRASGFDVNQPTAWSAEGLLVYLPPEAQDQLFDDITELSAPGSRLATEYHPDAAASIGARVRDMKEQWGPELTQAHVDLDITKLFYDGERNGVVEYLTDHGWQVSARPRPDVFAGYGRVFPDNESLVPLRDSLAVIATRK
- the rplO gene encoding 50S ribosomal protein L15 produces the protein MTIKLHDLRPAPGSKTAKTRVGRGEGSKGKTAGRGTKGTKARKNVPATFEGGQMPIHMRLPKLKGFRNRFRTSYEVVNVGDLDKLFPKGGDVGIDELVASGAVRKNSLIKVLGDGKLTVKVNVTAHKFSGSAREKITSAGGSCTDVAGRSATDE
- the sppA gene encoding signal peptide peptidase SppA yields the protein MFAFLPGIPGIDDLRALGRRVDTARHRGVPDGCVLELDLLAEPQETGGFDPLAMINVGNRPMVLRDAVATIHRAADDPRVAGLIARVQLPAATAGPVQELRAAISAFSDVKPSLAWAETYPGTLSYYLASAFREVWMQPSGTVGLVGFATNAMFLRDALDKAGIEAQFIARGEYKSFANLFTQDSYTDSHREADSRLIESLQAQVWQAVADSRHLELSALDALADKAPLLRDDAVAGRLVDRIGFRDEAYGRIGELVGAPDISPGTRDADSDDAPPRLYLSRYGKATASRPSPPMPSVPGRKGKPTIAVVTLHGPIVSGRGGPQVLPIGNSSAGGDTIAAALREAAADDSVSAIVLRVDSPGGSVTASETIWREVNRVRDGGKPVVASMGAVAASGGYYVSMSADAIVANAGTITGSIGVVTGKLVARELKDRLGVGSDSVRTNANADAWSINQPFTDAQQAHVEAEADLFYTDFVERVAVGRKMTVEAVDAVARGRVWTGADALEHGLVDELGGFRTAINRAKVLSGLEPDDDVRTVHYPGSSFMDMLRPKPSSAPAAASLPDALAVLIGRSVAGVFNQMDQSVTGVSALWLGDYRF